The following coding sequences are from one Arachis hypogaea cultivar Tifrunner chromosome 7, arahy.Tifrunner.gnm2.J5K5, whole genome shotgun sequence window:
- the LOC112701137 gene encoding LOB domain-containing protein 33-like, with product MTGFGSSCGACKFLRRKCGSGCVFAPYFSYDQAATHFAAVHKIYGASNVSRLLSHLPILNRSDAAITITYEALARMQDPIYGCVSHIYALQQQVASLQEEIDIIGSLMTNSTIGATNCGINNVEAPITKMEYSNCGIQYPMQDDDDHQCYQNEMANNILSQEGSVTPRQGYGSHMDIELPNNDGNGFEGPIVFYDHPNFNNNNPLEKFLSGIDQEGFMNHP from the exons ATGACAGGGTTTGGATCTTCATGTGGAGCATGCAAGTTCCTAAGGAGAAAGTGTGGTAGTGGTTGTGTTTTTGCTCCTTACTTCTCTTATGACCAAGCAGCAACACATTTTGCAGCGGTTCATAAGATCTATGGTGCTAGTAATGTGTCAAGGCTATTGTCACATCTTCCAATCCTTAATAGAAGTGATGCTGCCATCACTATCACTTATGAAGCTCTTGCTCGCATGCAAGATCCTATTTATGGTTGTGTTTCTCATATCTATGCATTGCAGCAAcag GTTGCAAGTTTGCAAGAGGAGATAGATATTATTGGGAGTCTAATGACAAATTCTACAATTGGTGCTACCAATTGTGGCATAAATAATGTTGAAGCACCAATAACAAAAATGGAGTACTCGAACTGTGGAATACAATACCCTATGCAAGATGATGATGATCATCAATGTTACCAAAATGAAATGGCCAATAATATTCTTTCTCAAGAAGGAAGTGTGACACCCCGCCAAGGCTATGGCTCACACATGGATATAGAGCTTCCAAATAATGATGGAAATGGGTTTGAAGGGCCAATTGTATTTTATGACCATCCcaacttcaataataataatccaTTAGAGAAGTTCCTATCTGGAATTGATCAAGAGGGATTCATGAACCACCCGTGA